In Salana multivorans, a single genomic region encodes these proteins:
- the gyrB gene encoding DNA topoisomerase (ATP-hydrolyzing) subunit B, producing the protein MPTDASVETAPEAAAAARDAAPTNGGYDAQNITVLEGLEAVRKRPGMYIGSTGERGLHHLVYEVVDNSVDEALAGYCDHIEVTLLADGGVRVVDNGRGIPVAIHPTEGKPTIEVVMTILHAGGKFGGGGYAVSGGLHGVGISVVNALSSRVESVVKRDGYTWRMTFTDGGKPLGGIERGEATAETGTSQTFWPDPTIFETTDFDFETLRVRFQQYAFLNKGLRITLTDERAEEERDEVVGEVGDTDAAGGDAADAARPRYRSVTFQYDGGLVDYVHHINSLKKAEQVNPEVIDFEAEDVSKLISLEIAMQWTTAYTESIYTYANTISTTEGGTHEEGFRAALTTLINKYAREKGLLKEKDDNLTGEDIREGLTAVISIKLGEPQFEGQTKTKLGNTEARTFTQKVVYEQLGDWLDSHPNEAKEVVRKAIQASVARIAARKAREATRRKGVLEGIGMPGKLRDCTSKDASISEIFIVEGDSAGGSASQGRNPETQAIMPIRGKILNVEKARLDKALANQEVQALISAFGTGIGEDFDLGRLRYHKIVLMADADVDGQHICTLLLTLLFRYMRPLVEHGYVYLAAPPLYKLKWTNAPHGYAYSDRERDAMLEAGRAAGLRLPKEGGIQRYKGLGEMNYTELWETTMDPDTRVLKQVTISEAAAADEIFSILMGEDVESRRTFIQQNARDVRFLDI; encoded by the coding sequence GTGCCCACCGACGCCTCCGTCGAGACCGCCCCCGAGGCCGCAGCTGCGGCGCGCGACGCGGCGCCGACGAACGGTGGCTACGACGCCCAGAACATCACCGTCCTCGAGGGACTCGAGGCCGTGCGCAAGCGCCCCGGCATGTACATCGGCTCGACGGGCGAGCGCGGTCTGCACCACCTCGTCTACGAGGTGGTCGACAACTCGGTCGACGAGGCGCTCGCCGGCTACTGCGACCACATCGAGGTGACGCTGCTGGCGGACGGCGGCGTCCGCGTCGTCGACAACGGGCGTGGGATCCCGGTCGCCATCCACCCGACCGAGGGCAAGCCGACCATCGAGGTCGTCATGACGATCCTGCACGCCGGCGGCAAGTTCGGCGGCGGTGGGTACGCGGTCTCGGGCGGCCTGCACGGCGTCGGCATCTCGGTCGTCAACGCGCTCTCCTCGCGCGTGGAGTCGGTCGTCAAGCGCGACGGCTACACGTGGCGGATGACGTTCACCGACGGCGGCAAGCCGCTCGGCGGCATCGAGCGCGGCGAGGCGACGGCGGAGACGGGCACGTCGCAGACGTTCTGGCCCGACCCGACGATCTTCGAGACGACGGACTTCGACTTCGAGACGCTGCGCGTCCGGTTCCAGCAGTACGCGTTCCTCAACAAGGGGCTGCGGATCACGCTCACGGACGAGCGCGCCGAGGAGGAGCGCGACGAGGTCGTGGGCGAGGTCGGCGACACCGACGCGGCCGGCGGCGACGCGGCCGACGCCGCGCGGCCGCGGTACCGCTCGGTCACGTTCCAGTACGACGGCGGCCTGGTCGACTACGTCCACCACATCAACTCGCTCAAGAAGGCCGAGCAGGTCAACCCCGAGGTCATCGACTTCGAGGCCGAGGACGTGTCGAAGCTGATCTCGCTCGAGATCGCGATGCAGTGGACGACGGCCTACACGGAGTCGATCTACACCTACGCGAACACCATCTCCACGACCGAGGGCGGCACGCACGAGGAGGGCTTCCGCGCGGCGCTCACCACCCTCATCAACAAGTACGCCCGCGAGAAGGGCCTGCTCAAGGAGAAGGACGACAACCTCACGGGCGAGGACATCCGCGAGGGCCTCACGGCGGTCATCTCGATCAAGCTCGGGGAGCCCCAGTTCGAGGGCCAGACCAAGACGAAGCTCGGCAACACCGAGGCCCGCACCTTCACGCAGAAGGTCGTCTACGAGCAGCTCGGCGACTGGCTCGACTCGCACCCGAACGAGGCCAAGGAGGTCGTCCGCAAGGCGATCCAGGCCTCGGTCGCCCGGATCGCCGCGCGCAAGGCCCGCGAGGCGACGCGCCGCAAGGGCGTCCTCGAGGGCATCGGCATGCCGGGCAAGCTGCGCGACTGCACGAGCAAGGACGCGTCGATCTCGGAGATCTTCATCGTCGAGGGCGACTCCGCCGGCGGGTCGGCCAGCCAGGGCCGCAACCCCGAGACGCAGGCGATCATGCCGATCCGCGGCAAGATCCTCAACGTCGAGAAGGCGCGACTCGACAAGGCGCTCGCCAACCAGGAGGTCCAGGCCCTCATCTCCGCCTTCGGGACGGGGATCGGCGAGGACTTCGACCTGGGCCGGCTGCGCTATCACAAGATCGTGCTCATGGCCGACGCGGACGTCGACGGCCAGCACATCTGCACGCTCCTGCTCACGCTGCTGTTCCGGTACATGCGCCCGCTCGTCGAGCACGGGTACGTCTACCTGGCGGCCCCGCCGCTGTACAAGCTCAAGTGGACGAACGCGCCGCACGGCTACGCGTACTCCGACCGCGAGCGGGACGCCATGCTCGAGGCCGGCCGCGCCGCCGGCCTGCGCCTGCCCAAGGAGGGCGGCATCCAGCGGTACAAGGGTCTCGGCGAGATGAACTACACCGAGCTGTGGGAGACCACGATGGACCCCGACACCCGGGTCCTCAAGCAGGTGACGATCAGCGAGGCCGCGGCCGCGGACGAGATCTTCTCCATCCTCATGGGCGAGGACGTCGAGTCCCGCCGCACCTTCATCCAGCAGAACGCCCGCGACGTGAGGTTCCTCGACATCTAG
- the gyrA gene encoding DNA gyrase subunit A produces MQDISGLHNHGRIEQVDLQKEMQRSYLDYAMSVIVGRALPDVRDGLKPVHRRVLYAMFDGGYRPDSAFSKCARVVGDVMGNYHPHGDSAIYDTLVRLVQPWTLRYPLVAGQGNFGSAGDDAAAAPRYTECRMAPLALEMVRDIDKDTVPFGPNYDGRTQEPLILPARFPNLLVNGSAGIAVGMATNIPPHNLREVASAAQWFLEHPDATGTELLAASMQRVKGPDFPTGALILGTRGIEDAYRTGRGSITMRAVVEVEELQGRQCLVVTELPYQVNPDRLAAKIGELVRDGRLQGIADLRDESSGRTGQRLVIVLKRDAVAKVVLNNLYKHTQLQETFGANMLALVDGVPRTLSLDAFIRHWVDHQVDVIVRRTRYLLEAAEKRIHILRGLLKALDALDDVITLIRNSPSAEDARTGLMELLDIDEVQATAILDMQLRRLAALERAKILADFQAIETEIADLNDILASPERQRTVISEELASIVDKYGDERRTTILPFDGEMNIEDLIPVEDIVVTITRGGYTKRTRTDAYRAQRRGGKGVRGAQLRGDDVVDHFFVTTTHSWLLFFTNLGRVYRAKGYELPEGGRDAKGQHVANLLAFQPGEEIAQVLAISGYDAADYLVLATRRGLVKKTRLGEYDSPRTGGLIAINLRTDGEGDVDEVVAARLANADDDVLLVSALGQSIRFTADDDALRPMGRATSGVTGMKFREDDELLALDVVRPGAALFTVTEGGFAKRTLLEEYRVQGRGGLGIKVANVVEARGRLVGALVTDDDDQVLVIMERGKVVRAAVNEVNLTGRNTQGVTFAKPDKNDRIISVALGEKVVDDGEGVDSVEGGDVEAAAGAVAEVDGVASDESAPPAEIVDVRDHAEDHEEETR; encoded by the coding sequence ATGCAGGACATCTCCGGCCTGCACAACCACGGCCGCATCGAGCAGGTCGACCTGCAGAAGGAGATGCAGCGCTCCTACCTCGACTACGCGATGTCCGTCATCGTGGGTCGGGCGCTGCCGGACGTGCGGGACGGCCTCAAGCCCGTCCACCGTCGCGTGCTCTACGCGATGTTCGACGGCGGGTACCGCCCCGACTCGGCGTTCTCCAAGTGCGCGCGCGTCGTCGGCGACGTCATGGGGAACTACCACCCGCACGGCGACTCGGCGATCTACGACACCCTCGTCCGCCTCGTCCAGCCGTGGACCCTGCGCTACCCGCTCGTCGCGGGGCAGGGCAACTTCGGCTCGGCCGGCGACGACGCCGCGGCGGCGCCGCGCTACACCGAGTGCCGGATGGCGCCGCTGGCCCTGGAGATGGTCCGCGACATCGACAAGGACACGGTGCCGTTCGGGCCGAACTACGACGGTCGCACGCAGGAGCCGCTCATCCTGCCCGCGCGGTTCCCGAACCTGCTCGTCAACGGCTCGGCGGGCATCGCGGTCGGCATGGCGACGAACATCCCGCCGCACAACCTGCGCGAGGTCGCCTCGGCCGCCCAGTGGTTCCTCGAGCACCCGGACGCGACCGGCACCGAGCTGCTGGCCGCGTCGATGCAGCGGGTCAAGGGGCCGGACTTCCCGACCGGGGCGCTCATCCTCGGCACCCGCGGGATCGAGGACGCCTACCGCACCGGGCGCGGCTCGATCACGATGCGCGCGGTCGTCGAGGTCGAGGAGCTCCAGGGGCGCCAGTGCCTCGTCGTCACGGAGCTGCCCTACCAGGTCAACCCGGACCGGCTCGCGGCGAAGATCGGCGAGCTCGTGCGCGACGGCCGGCTCCAGGGCATCGCCGACCTGCGCGACGAGTCCTCCGGCCGCACGGGCCAGCGCCTCGTCATCGTCCTCAAGCGCGACGCCGTCGCGAAGGTCGTGCTCAACAACCTCTACAAGCACACGCAGCTCCAGGAGACGTTCGGCGCGAACATGCTCGCGCTCGTCGACGGCGTGCCGCGCACGCTCAGCCTCGACGCGTTCATCCGGCACTGGGTCGACCACCAGGTCGACGTCATCGTCCGGCGCACGCGGTACCTGCTCGAGGCGGCCGAGAAGCGGATCCACATCCTGCGCGGGCTGCTCAAGGCGCTCGACGCGCTCGACGACGTCATCACGCTCATCCGCAACTCGCCGTCGGCCGAGGACGCGCGGACCGGCCTCATGGAGCTGCTCGACATCGACGAGGTCCAGGCCACGGCGATCCTCGACATGCAGCTGCGCCGGCTCGCGGCCCTGGAGCGCGCGAAGATCCTCGCCGACTTCCAGGCGATCGAGACGGAGATCGCCGACCTCAACGACATCCTCGCCTCGCCCGAGCGTCAGCGCACGGTCATCTCCGAGGAGCTCGCGTCGATCGTCGACAAGTACGGCGACGAGCGGCGCACGACGATCCTCCCGTTCGACGGCGAGATGAACATCGAGGACCTCATCCCGGTCGAGGACATCGTCGTCACCATCACCCGCGGCGGGTACACCAAGCGCACGCGGACCGACGCCTACCGGGCCCAGCGCCGCGGCGGCAAGGGTGTGCGCGGGGCGCAGCTGCGCGGGGACGACGTCGTGGACCACTTCTTCGTCACGACGACGCACTCGTGGCTCCTGTTCTTCACCAACCTCGGCCGCGTGTACCGGGCGAAGGGGTACGAGCTGCCCGAGGGCGGCCGCGACGCCAAGGGTCAGCACGTCGCGAACCTGCTCGCGTTCCAGCCGGGCGAGGAGATCGCCCAGGTGCTCGCGATCTCCGGGTACGACGCGGCCGACTACCTGGTGCTCGCCACCCGGCGCGGCCTGGTGAAGAAGACGCGCCTCGGCGAGTACGACTCGCCGCGCACGGGCGGCCTCATCGCCATCAACCTGCGCACGGACGGGGAGGGCGACGTCGACGAGGTGGTCGCCGCACGGCTCGCCAACGCCGACGACGACGTGCTGCTGGTCTCCGCGCTCGGCCAGTCGATCCGGTTCACGGCCGACGACGACGCGCTGCGGCCGATGGGCCGGGCGACGTCCGGCGTCACCGGCATGAAGTTCCGCGAGGACGACGAGCTGCTCGCGCTCGACGTCGTCCGTCCGGGGGCCGCGCTGTTCACCGTCACCGAGGGCGGGTTCGCCAAGCGGACGCTCCTGGAGGAGTACCGCGTCCAGGGCCGCGGCGGGCTCGGGATCAAGGTGGCGAACGTCGTCGAGGCGCGCGGCCGGCTGGTCGGCGCGCTCGTGACCGACGACGACGACCAGGTGCTCGTCATCATGGAGCGCGGCAAGGTGGTGCGCGCCGCGGTGAACGAGGTGAACCTGACCGGGCGCAACACCCAGGGCGTCACGTTCGCGAAGCCCGACAAGAACGACCGGATCATCTCCGTCGCGCTCGGCGAGAAGGTCGTCGACGACGGGGAGGGTGTGGATTCCGTGGAGGGTGGCGACGTCGAGGCGGCTGCCGGGGCAGTGGCGGAGGTCGATGGCGTAGCGTCTGACGAGTCCGCGCCGCCGGCCGAGATCGTCGACGTGCGGGACCACGCTGAGGACCACGAGGAAGAGACGCGATGA
- a CDS encoding EAL domain-containing protein has translation MGRARPARSRRRGRGHRRGATTRAPVRAVSRGASRPARRPARDPRERHRLRHRTSAAADRELQRLRGDAGVRIALDDFGRDSSTLVSIVRYPLDVLKLDRTLTLDLVERKPQLVVESIALLTDRLDVEMVAEGVEDDETCELLRAIGVRYMQGYRFGTALPAAAMAERLTTHGLLARLP, from the coding sequence CTGGGGCGAGCGCGCCCCGCTCGGTCCCGGCGACGCGGCCGCGGCCACCGCCGCGGCGCGACGACGCGAGCGCCTGTCCGAGCGGTTTCCCGGGGAGCGTCTCGTCCTGCCCGCCGGCCGGCTCGTGACCCGCGCGAACGACACCGACTACGCCACCGGACCTCCGCCGCCGCCGACCGCGAGCTGCAGCGACTGCGCGGCGACGCCGGGGTCCGGATCGCGCTGGACGACTTCGGCCGCGACTCCTCCACGCTCGTCTCGATCGTCCGCTATCCGCTGGACGTGCTCAAGCTCGACCGGACGCTGACCCTCGACCTGGTCGAGCGCAAGCCGCAGCTCGTCGTCGAGTCGATCGCGCTGCTCACGGACCGGCTCGACGTCGAGATGGTCGCCGAGGGCGTGGAGGACGACGAGACGTGCGAGCTGCTGCGTGCGATCGGGGTGCGCTACATGCAGGGCTACCGGTTCGGGACGGCGCTGCCGGCCGCGGCGATGGCCGAGCGGCTCACGACGCACGGGCTGCTCGCCCGGCTGCCCTAG
- a CDS encoding DUF3566 domain-containing protein, with product MTDPTSAKTTPVRLSAKKAPVAEGVIETAPDTTSEAVRSSAGTVGATGAASGATATSGSGQPGKARTAPRPAAKPSAAIGPRRVRLSVSRVDPWSVMKLGFLLSVALGIMTVVAAAVAWNVVDSMGVFTDLESLLSDLGAIEQFRVIMEYLRLKNIMSMAVVVSIVNVALITALATLGAFLYNITAALVGGLHLTLTDD from the coding sequence ATGACCGACCCGACGTCCGCGAAGACCACCCCGGTGCGGCTGTCCGCGAAGAAGGCTCCCGTCGCCGAGGGCGTGATCGAGACCGCTCCCGACACGACGTCGGAGGCCGTCCGGTCCTCGGCCGGGACGGTCGGCGCGACGGGTGCCGCCTCGGGCGCGACCGCGACGAGCGGCTCCGGCCAGCCCGGCAAGGCGAGGACCGCTCCGCGGCCCGCCGCGAAGCCCTCGGCCGCGATCGGTCCGCGTCGCGTGCGACTGTCGGTCTCGCGGGTCGACCCGTGGTCGGTCATGAAGCTCGGCTTCCTGCTCTCCGTCGCGCTCGGCATCATGACGGTGGTCGCCGCGGCCGTCGCGTGGAACGTCGTCGACTCGATGGGGGTCTTCACGGACCTCGAGTCGCTGCTCAGCGACCTCGGCGCGATCGAGCAGTTCCGCGTCATCATGGAGTACCTGCGGCTGAAGAACATCATGTCGATGGCCGTGGTCGTGTCGATCGTCAACGTCGCGCTCATCACGGCGCTCGCGACGCTCGGTGCCTTCCTCTACAACATCACGGCCGCGCTCGTCGGCGGCCTGCACCTGACGCTCACGGACGACTGA
- a CDS encoding MerR family transcriptional regulator gives MDVNVPESMTPWLHVGPAGEPVAPAAEGLTIGEVASLVGISVRTLHHWDSVGLVHAQERTSAGYRAYSARDVARIHRVLVYQELGFSLTTIAALLDDPTVDETGQLRRQLDLLEERILRLRRMAEAVEQVLASRTAGAVLTAQQQAQIFGRGWREDWADEARGRWGDSDEWAQFEENVAVLSEADRHRVREDGETLYTELADAKRTGVAPGSEAANQLAERHRAMVGQLFACTHSMQVCLGRLYVQDERFAATLDAREPGLADWLAEIIDANARLHGVDPDGAVWA, from the coding sequence GTGGACGTGAACGTGCCCGAGTCGATGACGCCGTGGCTCCACGTCGGCCCCGCCGGTGAACCTGTCGCGCCCGCCGCGGAGGGACTGACCATCGGCGAGGTTGCGTCGCTCGTCGGGATCAGCGTCAGGACACTGCACCACTGGGACTCGGTCGGCCTGGTCCACGCCCAGGAGCGCACGAGCGCCGGGTACCGCGCCTACTCGGCGCGGGACGTCGCCCGCATCCACCGCGTGCTGGTCTACCAGGAGCTCGGCTTCAGCCTCACGACGATCGCCGCTCTCCTGGACGATCCCACCGTCGACGAGACGGGACAGCTCCGCCGGCAGCTGGACCTGCTCGAAGAACGCATCCTGCGGCTCCGCCGGATGGCCGAGGCCGTGGAGCAGGTGCTTGCTTCCCGCACCGCCGGGGCGGTCCTGACCGCGCAGCAGCAGGCGCAGATCTTCGGGCGGGGCTGGCGCGAGGACTGGGCGGACGAAGCACGTGGGCGCTGGGGTGACTCCGACGAGTGGGCCCAGTTCGAGGAGAACGTGGCCGTGCTGTCCGAGGCCGACCGCCATCGAGTGCGGGAGGACGGCGAGACCCTCTACACCGAGCTGGCCGACGCGAAGCGCACCGGTGTCGCGCCGGGCAGCGAGGCGGCGAACCAGCTCGCCGAGCGGCATCGCGCGATGGTCGGCCAGCTCTTCGCTTGCACCCACTCGATGCAGGTCTGCCTGGGACGCCTCTACGTCCAGGACGAGCGCTTCGCCGCGACCCTCGATGCCCGGGAACCGGGCCTCGCCGACTGGTTGGCCGAGATCATCGACGCGAACGCGCGGCTCCACGGCGTCGATCCCGACGGCGCTGTCTGGGCGTGA
- a CDS encoding TrmH family RNA methyltransferase, translating into MVATAIEVAEPARETVHAIDDTRHPAVRRVADVLRARSGRPRVFLIDDTENIEQALACGIALDSLYVTGAAIDGGLPAPVGVGPDVPLHVLDETVTRTLFGERRSARVFALAHAPRPPRLRDLAGAAGDVVVLDGVRIVGNIGAITRTACALGAAGVVLLDSGLRTTLDRRLVRASRGLVFATPVVLARRAECIDFIRQERLTVAALSADAAAPLSTIRRVEERLALVLGGERDGVSPDLAAVATRHYAIPMTPRAESLNVSVAAGIALYERGLG; encoded by the coding sequence ATGGTGGCAACGGCGATCGAGGTGGCGGAGCCTGCACGGGAGACGGTGCACGCGATCGATGACACGCGCCACCCGGCCGTGCGACGCGTCGCCGACGTCCTGCGCGCTCGCTCCGGACGACCGCGCGTCTTCCTGATCGACGACACCGAGAACATCGAGCAGGCACTCGCGTGCGGGATCGCGCTGGACAGCCTGTACGTCACCGGAGCGGCGATCGACGGTGGACTCCCGGCGCCCGTCGGCGTCGGCCCGGACGTGCCGCTCCATGTCCTCGACGAGACCGTGACCCGCACGCTGTTCGGTGAGCGGAGGAGCGCCCGCGTGTTCGCCCTCGCGCACGCTCCGCGACCGCCGAGGCTGCGCGACCTCGCCGGCGCCGCGGGCGACGTCGTCGTGCTGGACGGGGTGCGGATCGTCGGCAACATCGGCGCGATCACGCGCACGGCCTGCGCGCTCGGCGCGGCGGGCGTCGTCCTGCTGGACAGCGGGCTCCGCACGACGCTCGACCGTCGTCTCGTCCGTGCCAGCCGCGGCCTGGTGTTCGCGACGCCGGTCGTTCTCGCTCGCCGCGCGGAGTGCATCGACTTCATCCGGCAGGAACGGCTCACGGTTGCGGCTCTCTCGGCCGACGCCGCCGCGCCGCTCAGCACCATCCGTCGGGTCGAGGAACGCCTCGCGCTCGTCCTGGGAGGCGAACGTGACGGGGTGTCACCCGACCTGGCGGCCGTCGCGACCCGTCACTACGCCATCCCGATGACGCCACGGGCGGAGTCGCTCAACGTCTCCGTCGCGGCTGGGATCGCCCTCTACGAACGCGGGCTCGGGTAG
- a CDS encoding chitinase — protein sequence MSKRFPGRRLSPVRLTILLAVVAALATAGVLGMRTWEDTQQAERSQPWFGAYVDVTATPVHAFENPTGPADRNVVLGFVVAADPTTCEASWGTFHSLEEARDDLDLDRRIARLRQSGGDVVVSFGGEASTELALACPTVDDLAAQYGAVVERYRPAAIDLDVEGPALADAASRTRRAEAVARVQEEHDGPLPVWLTLPVGADGLTPDGVATVRAFLDAGVVLAGVNAMTMNLTGAAAAADPAGTAVQALRATHRQLMAILADRGEPVMDRTAWRMVGATPMIGQNDTPTEVVTLDDARRLHAFATEVQLGRVSMWSANRDRTCAPAYDDLSVVSDSCSGVEQGDERFADVLGAGFTGAPDGGSPQPTSTPTVHPEDLTDDPATSPYPVWTAEASYPADTRVVWRRNVYVAAWWTQGAQPDDPSLAPADNPWRLIGPVLPGETPRPQLRLPADFYPTWDPAAVYQAGERVLLDDVAYEARWWTQGDSPAAGQADPGASPWRVLTQEEIAALLGG from the coding sequence ATGTCGAAGCGATTCCCGGGACGCCGGCTCTCCCCCGTCCGGCTCACGATCCTCCTCGCGGTCGTCGCCGCGCTCGCGACGGCCGGCGTCCTCGGCATGCGCACGTGGGAGGACACGCAGCAGGCCGAGCGCAGCCAGCCGTGGTTCGGCGCCTACGTCGACGTGACGGCGACGCCGGTGCACGCGTTCGAGAACCCGACCGGTCCGGCCGACCGGAACGTCGTGCTCGGCTTCGTCGTCGCGGCCGACCCCACGACCTGCGAGGCGAGCTGGGGCACCTTCCACTCGCTGGAGGAGGCGCGCGACGACCTCGACCTCGACCGCCGGATCGCCCGGCTGCGGCAGTCCGGCGGCGACGTCGTCGTCTCCTTCGGCGGCGAGGCCAGCACCGAGCTGGCCCTCGCCTGCCCCACCGTCGACGACCTCGCGGCCCAGTACGGCGCCGTCGTCGAGCGCTACCGGCCGGCGGCGATCGACCTCGACGTCGAGGGTCCGGCGCTCGCCGACGCCGCCTCGCGCACCCGGCGCGCCGAGGCCGTCGCGCGGGTCCAGGAGGAGCACGACGGACCGCTGCCCGTCTGGCTCACGCTTCCCGTCGGCGCCGACGGCCTGACCCCGGACGGCGTCGCGACGGTGCGCGCGTTCCTCGATGCCGGCGTCGTCCTCGCCGGTGTCAACGCGATGACGATGAACCTCACCGGCGCGGCGGCCGCCGCCGACCCGGCCGGCACCGCCGTCCAGGCGCTGCGCGCCACGCACCGCCAGCTCATGGCGATCCTCGCCGACCGGGGCGAGCCGGTGATGGACCGGACGGCCTGGCGGATGGTCGGCGCGACCCCCATGATCGGCCAGAACGACACCCCGACCGAGGTGGTGACGCTCGACGACGCGCGTCGCCTCCACGCCTTCGCCACCGAGGTCCAGCTCGGGCGCGTGTCGATGTGGTCGGCGAACCGGGACCGCACGTGCGCACCCGCGTACGACGACCTGTCCGTCGTGTCCGACTCCTGCAGCGGGGTCGAGCAGGGCGACGAGCGGTTCGCCGACGTCCTCGGCGCGGGGTTCACCGGAGCGCCGGACGGCGGGTCGCCGCAGCCGACCTCGACGCCGACGGTGCACCCCGAGGACCTGACCGACGACCCCGCGACCAGCCCGTACCCCGTCTGGACGGCCGAGGCCTCCTACCCGGCCGACACGCGCGTCGTCTGGCGTCGGAACGTCTACGTCGCCGCGTGGTGGACGCAGGGGGCGCAGCCGGACGACCCGAGCCTCGCCCCGGCGGACAACCCGTGGCGGCTCATCGGCCCGGTGCTGCCGGGGGAGACGCCCCGGCCGCAGCTCCGGCTGCCGGCCGACTTCTACCCGACGTGGGACCCGGCCGCGGTCTACCAGGCCGGCGAGCGCGTCCTGCTCGACGACGTGGCCTACGAGGCGCGGTGGTGGACGCAGGGCGACAGCCCGGCCGCCGGCCAGGCCGACCCGGGCGCCTCGCCGTGGCGGGTCCTCACGCAGGAGGAGATCGCCGCGCTGCTGGGCGGGTGA
- a CDS encoding DLW-39 family protein, producing MKKLLVLAVVAGLGYLVWRELSAEKAERELWREVTDPIS from the coding sequence ATGAAGAAGCTGCTCGTACTCGCCGTCGTTGCGGGGCTTGGCTACCTCGTGTGGCGTGAGCTCTCAGCCGAGAAGGCCGAGCGGGAGCTCTGGCGCGAGGTGACCGACCCGATCTCCTGA